One genomic segment of Novisyntrophococcus fermenticellae includes these proteins:
- the cysK gene encoding cysteine synthase A, with translation MAKNIYKNAVELIGKTPLMEAENFGKKLGLQANILVKLEYLNPAGSVKDRIAKSMIEDAEKSGALKPGFTIIEPTSGNTGIGLASIAAAKGYRLILTMPETMSVERRNILKAYGAEIVLTDGAKGMKGAIAKADELAKEVPDSFIPGQFDNPANPKTHRETTGPEIWKDTDGAVDILVASIGTGGTITGIGEYLKSQKAEVKVVGVEPAASPVLTKGVSGPHKIQGIGAGFVPKVLNTKVYDEVIAVENDDAFETSKEFAHAEGILVGISSGAALKAGIELAKRPENKGKNIVVVLPDSGDRYYSTPLFEN, from the coding sequence TACAAGCAAATATTCTGGTAAAACTGGAATATCTGAACCCGGCGGGAAGTGTTAAAGACCGGATTGCAAAGAGCATGATCGAGGATGCAGAAAAGAGCGGAGCACTAAAGCCGGGATTTACAATTATCGAGCCTACTTCCGGTAATACAGGAATCGGTCTTGCATCCATTGCGGCGGCCAAGGGTTACAGACTGATTCTGACTATGCCTGAGACGATGAGTGTTGAAAGAAGGAATATTCTGAAGGCTTATGGGGCAGAAATCGTATTGACGGATGGTGCCAAAGGAATGAAAGGTGCAATTGCAAAAGCAGATGAGCTGGCAAAGGAAGTACCTGACAGTTTTATACCGGGTCAGTTTGATAATCCGGCCAATCCAAAGACACATAGGGAAACCACAGGACCGGAGATCTGGAAAGATACGGATGGAGCTGTGGATATTCTGGTGGCAAGCATCGGAACGGGCGGTACGATTACAGGAATCGGTGAATATCTGAAGAGTCAGAAAGCTGAGGTTAAAGTGGTAGGTGTGGAACCGGCAGCTTCTCCTGTATTGACAAAAGGAGTCAGCGGCCCGCATAAGATTCAGGGAATCGGTGCAGGGTTTGTTCCAAAAGTATTAAACACAAAAGTTTATGATGAAGTTATTGCGGTTGAGAATGATGATGCTTTTGAGACTTCTAAGGAATTTGCGCATGCCGAAGGAATCCTGGTGGGAATATCATCCGGTGCGGCACTGAAAGCAGGCATCGAATTAGCCAAAAGACCTGAGAATAAGGGAAAGAATATCGTAGTAGTGCTTCCGGACAGCGGAGACCGCTATTACTCGACACCCCTTTTTGAAAATTAA
- a CDS encoding O-acetylhomoserine aminocarboxypropyltransferase/cysteine synthase family protein, producing the protein MGKKIERKDRKLKFETLQLHVGQEKADPATGARAVPIYASSSYVFDNCDHAAARFGLTDSGNIYGRLTNPTEDVFEQRIAALEGGAAALAVASGAAAVTYTFQNLAHAGDHIVSANNIYGGTYNLLEHTLPEYGIKTTFVDIFDEKAVEEAIQENTKLVFIETLGNPNSEVVDIEAVAKIAHAHKIPLVIDNTFATPYLVRPIEHGADIVVHSATKFIGGHGTSLGGVIVDGGKFDWEASGKFPSLVEPNPSYHGVSFVKAAGPAAFVTKIRAILLRDTGATLSPFHAFLFLQGLETLSLRVERHVENSLKVVDYLSKHPQVEAVHHPSVSTDASQQELYKKYFPGGGGSIFTFEIKGDGQKAKDFIDNLELFSLLANVADVKSLVIHPASTTHSQLNEQELLEQGIKPNTIRLSIGTENIDDIIQDLEEAFKAVE; encoded by the coding sequence ATGGGAAAAAAAATTGAGAGAAAAGACAGAAAACTGAAGTTCGAAACTTTACAGCTTCATGTGGGACAGGAAAAGGCAGACCCTGCTACAGGGGCAAGAGCAGTTCCAATCTATGCATCCTCATCCTATGTTTTTGATAACTGTGACCATGCTGCTGCCCGCTTTGGACTGACAGATTCAGGTAACATCTATGGAAGACTTACAAATCCTACAGAAGATGTATTTGAACAAAGAATTGCAGCCTTAGAAGGAGGCGCAGCTGCACTGGCTGTGGCTTCGGGTGCTGCTGCTGTTACTTACACATTCCAGAATCTGGCTCATGCGGGAGACCATATCGTATCTGCAAATAATATTTATGGCGGAACGTATAATCTGCTGGAGCACACGCTTCCGGAATATGGTATCAAAACTACGTTTGTTGATATCTTTGATGAAAAAGCAGTGGAGGAGGCAATTCAGGAGAATACAAAGTTGGTATTTATTGAGACTCTGGGGAATCCTAATTCCGAAGTAGTGGACATTGAAGCTGTTGCAAAAATTGCGCATGCACATAAGATACCTCTGGTAATTGACAATACGTTTGCGACTCCTTATCTGGTGCGTCCGATTGAGCATGGCGCAGATATCGTGGTTCATTCAGCAACTAAGTTTATCGGCGGACACGGGACGTCACTCGGCGGTGTTATCGTGGATGGAGGAAAATTTGATTGGGAGGCATCAGGAAAATTCCCATCGCTCGTTGAGCCAAATCCAAGTTACCATGGTGTCAGCTTTGTGAAAGCGGCAGGTCCTGCTGCATTTGTTACAAAAATACGTGCAATCCTGCTGAGAGATACAGGTGCAACCTTATCACCCTTCCATGCCTTCCTTTTCCTTCAGGGTCTGGAAACATTATCACTCAGAGTGGAGCGTCATGTGGAGAATAGCCTGAAAGTAGTGGATTACCTAAGCAAACATCCGCAGGTAGAGGCGGTTCACCATCCTTCTGTAAGTACAGATGCCAGTCAGCAGGAATTGTATAAGAAGTACTTCCCGGGCGGCGGCGGTTCAATCTTTACCTTTGAGATCAAAGGAGATGGGCAGAAGGCAAAAGATTTTATCGATAATCTGGAACTGTTTTCGCTGCTGGCAAATGTAGCGGATGTGAAATCCCTTGTAATTCACCCGGCCTCCACCACGCATTCACAGCTGAATGAGCAGGAACTTCTGGAACAGGGGATTAAGCCAAATACGATACGTCTTTCTATTGGAACAGAAAATATTGATGATATCATACAAGATCTGGAGGAAGCATTTAAGGCAGTTGAATAG
- a CDS encoding RrF2 family transcriptional regulator gives MRISTKGRYALRMMLDLALHDQGEPVRVKDIAAREDISIKYLEQIVALLVRAGYLKSIRGPQGGYRLVKTPKEYSLGSILRLTEGSLAPVESLEEDADPADNTENAATMMFWQKLNQAIKSVVDSYTLEDLMDWQMQAGDNYVI, from the coding sequence ATGAGAATTTCCACAAAGGGCAGATATGCACTTCGAATGATGCTGGACCTGGCTCTGCATGATCAGGGAGAGCCGGTCAGAGTGAAAGATATAGCAGCGAGGGAAGATATCTCCATCAAATATCTGGAACAGATTGTGGCATTGTTAGTCCGTGCAGGTTATCTGAAAAGCATCAGAGGTCCCCAGGGAGGATACCGCCTGGTAAAAACACCAAAGGAATATTCGCTGGGCTCCATATTAAGGCTGACAGAAGGCAGTCTGGCACCTGTAGAATCTCTGGAGGAGGATGCAGATCCCGCTGACAACACCGAGAATGCTGCAACTATGATGTTCTGGCAGAAGCTGAATCAGGCGATAAAAAGTGTGGTAGACAGCTATACACTGGAAGACCTGATGGACTGGCAGATGCAGGCAGGAGATAACTACGTGATTTAA
- the pflA gene encoding pyruvate formate-lyase-activating protein: MKEYSQSKGSVHSIETFGSVDGPGIRFVIFLQGCKMRCQYCHNPDTWSTHPKDMVSADELLERALRYRAYWGEDGGITVSGGEPLLQMDFLIELFQKAKKEGVHTVIDTSGSVFTRQEPFFQKFQCLMKYTDLLLLDIKHMDDAKHKALTGCSNRNILDMARYLSEIKKPVWIRHVLVPERSDFDEDLIRLDKFVKSLGNVQRFEVLPYHTMGIYKWEDLKIPYQLKGIQPPTDDRIANANKLLHTSDYTGYLKK, translated from the coding sequence ATGAAAGAATATAGTCAGAGCAAGGGATCTGTTCATTCTATCGAGACCTTTGGTTCTGTGGATGGCCCCGGTATCCGGTTTGTGATTTTCCTGCAGGGATGTAAGATGCGCTGCCAGTACTGTCACAATCCTGATACCTGGAGTACCCATCCAAAGGACATGGTTTCTGCCGACGAGCTTTTAGAGCGTGCTCTTCGTTACCGTGCCTATTGGGGTGAGGATGGTGGTATTACCGTCAGCGGAGGCGAGCCCCTCCTCCAGATGGATTTTCTGATTGAACTTTTTCAAAAAGCAAAAAAAGAAGGAGTTCATACAGTCATTGATACCTCCGGCAGTGTATTTACCCGGCAGGAACCCTTTTTTCAGAAGTTTCAGTGCCTTATGAAATATACAGATCTGCTGCTTCTGGATATCAAGCATATGGATGATGCGAAGCACAAAGCTCTCACCGGATGCAGTAACCGAAACATTCTCGATATGGCCAGATATCTGTCCGAAATAAAAAAGCCCGTCTGGATCCGTCACGTTCTGGTACCGGAACGGAGCGATTTTGACGAAGATCTGATCCGACTGGACAAGTTTGTAAAATCATTAGGAAATGTACAGCGTTTTGAGGTACTGCCCTACCACACTATGGGGATTTATAAATGGGAAGATTTGAAAATTCCATACCAGTTAAAGGGAATTCAGCCACCCACTGATGACCGGATAGCGAATGCCAACAAGTTACTGCACACTTCCGATTATACGGGATACCTGAAGAAATAA
- the pflB gene encoding formate C-acetyltransferase: MIQMDQWSGFKGRIWKEEVNTRDFIQQNYTPYNGDASFLEEPTDATDKLWSALQKLQKEERSKGGVLDMDTETVSTLTSHAPGYIDDSLKDLEKVVGLQTDKPLKRAFMPFGGISMAENSCKNNGYTPAPQLHKIFTDYRKTHNQGVFDAYTPEMRKARHNKIITGLPDTYGRGRIVGDYRRVALYGIDFLMQKKQEDFANCGCGVMTDDIIRQREEISMQYQALAGMKEMAASYGFDISGPASNAREAVQWLYFGYLAAIKTQNGAAMSVGRISTFLDIYIYRDIERGILTEAEAQELIDHLIMKLRMVKFARVPSYNQLFSGDPVWATVEVGGLGQDGRSMVTKNDYRILHTLVNMGPAPEPNLTVLYSSRLPENFKKFAAYISVKTSSIQYENDDVMRPVWGDDYSICCCVSATQTGKEMQFFGARANLAKCLLYAINGGIDEKSKDQMGPEYTPITSEYLDYDEVIRKYDIMMDWLAGLYVNTLNVIHFMHDKYYYEAAEMALVDTDVRRTFATGIAGFSHVVDSLAAIKYAKVKVVRDEDGLAEDFEIEGEFPRYGNDDDRADDIAIWLLHTFLDKLKKHHTYRNSEPTTSILTITSNVVYGKATGSLPDGRKAGEPLAPGANPSYGAEKNGLLASLNSVAKLPYEWALDGISNTQTISPGALGHNEEERSKNLTHIMDGYFDQGAHHLNVNVFGIDKLKDAMEHPEKEEYQNFTIRVSGYAVKFIDLTREQQLDVIARSAHERI; encoded by the coding sequence ATGATACAAATGGATCAATGGAGTGGATTTAAAGGCCGTATTTGGAAAGAAGAGGTCAACACACGTGACTTTATACAACAGAACTATACACCCTATAACGGAGATGCTTCTTTCCTTGAAGAGCCTACCGACGCAACGGATAAACTCTGGAGTGCACTGCAAAAGCTTCAGAAAGAGGAACGTTCAAAAGGCGGTGTTCTGGACATGGATACAGAAACCGTTTCAACGCTTACGTCTCATGCACCCGGATATATCGATGACAGTCTGAAAGATCTGGAAAAAGTCGTAGGGCTTCAGACAGACAAGCCTCTGAAACGTGCGTTTATGCCCTTTGGAGGAATCAGCATGGCCGAAAATTCATGCAAAAATAATGGATATACTCCTGCACCCCAACTTCACAAGATTTTTACGGACTATAGAAAGACCCATAATCAAGGTGTCTTTGATGCTTATACACCGGAGATGCGTAAGGCTCGTCACAACAAGATTATCACGGGGCTTCCGGATACCTATGGGCGTGGCCGTATCGTGGGTGATTACCGTCGTGTAGCCCTGTATGGCATCGATTTTCTGATGCAAAAAAAACAAGAGGATTTTGCCAACTGCGGATGTGGTGTCATGACGGATGATATCATCCGCCAGAGAGAAGAAATCTCCATGCAGTACCAGGCACTGGCAGGTATGAAGGAGATGGCTGCAAGCTACGGCTTTGATATCTCCGGACCCGCATCAAATGCCAGAGAAGCCGTTCAGTGGCTGTACTTCGGTTATCTGGCTGCAATTAAAACACAAAATGGCGCAGCTATGAGTGTAGGCCGTATTTCAACCTTCCTTGACATTTATATTTACAGAGATATTGAACGGGGCATACTCACAGAAGCAGAAGCACAGGAGCTAATCGACCATCTGATTATGAAACTCCGCATGGTTAAATTTGCACGTGTTCCCTCCTATAATCAGCTGTTCTCCGGTGATCCGGTATGGGCAACCGTAGAAGTCGGCGGACTCGGACAGGACGGACGTTCCATGGTTACCAAGAACGACTACCGCATCCTGCATACCCTTGTTAATATGGGACCGGCTCCGGAGCCAAACCTGACGGTACTCTACTCCTCAAGGCTCCCTGAAAACTTCAAGAAATTTGCCGCCTATATATCAGTGAAAACCAGCTCCATCCAGTATGAGAATGACGATGTGATGCGTCCGGTCTGGGGAGATGACTACTCCATCTGCTGCTGTGTCTCAGCTACGCAGACCGGTAAAGAGATGCAGTTCTTCGGCGCCCGTGCAAACCTTGCAAAATGCCTTCTTTATGCAATCAATGGAGGGATTGATGAAAAGAGCAAAGATCAGATGGGTCCGGAATACACACCAATCACTTCTGAGTATCTGGATTATGATGAAGTCATCCGCAAGTATGACATCATGATGGACTGGCTGGCAGGACTTTATGTGAATACATTGAACGTTATTCATTTTATGCACGATAAATACTACTATGAAGCCGCTGAGATGGCTCTGGTCGATACAGATGTAAGACGTACCTTTGCCACCGGTATTGCAGGATTTTCACACGTGGTGGACTCCCTGGCTGCCATCAAATATGCAAAGGTAAAAGTAGTCCGTGATGAAGACGGATTGGCTGAAGATTTCGAAATTGAAGGTGAATTTCCACGCTATGGAAATGACGATGACCGGGCAGACGATATCGCAATATGGCTTCTGCATACCTTTCTTGATAAATTGAAAAAGCATCATACCTACCGTAATTCCGAGCCGACCACTTCTATTTTGACCATCACATCCAATGTGGTCTATGGAAAGGCTACCGGTTCTCTCCCGGACGGACGTAAAGCAGGCGAACCTTTGGCTCCCGGTGCTAATCCAAGTTATGGTGCAGAGAAGAATGGTCTTTTGGCATCTCTGAATTCAGTAGCCAAACTTCCATATGAATGGGCTTTGGATGGCATTTCCAATACGCAGACGATCAGCCCTGGTGCGCTTGGTCATAATGAGGAGGAAAGATCCAAAAATCTGACCCATATCATGGATGGCTATTTTGATCAGGGAGCGCATCACCTGAACGTAAACGTCTTTGGTATCGACAAATTGAAGGATGCCATGGAACACCCGGAAAAGGAAGAATATCAGAACTTTACAATCCGTGTATCCGGTTACGCGGTGAAATTCATTGATCTGACTCGTGAACAGCAGTTGGATGTCATCGCCCGGTCTGCCCATGAAAGAATATAG
- a CDS encoding AraC family transcriptional regulator — protein MYANTGYLNQVDIDMEDLNKPLIVESCGVYRLIHMPSMVTIRPCGRQDYQLLYVAAGRAFFTFNEKEQEVTAGNMVLYRPGVPQQYSYYLKDSPEIYWIHFTGSEAETVLASHGFSDGISCLRTGTDAEYQQLFLKIIWELQIQRPCFEDLLPLLFRHLLLIVKRHQIEAVSGTSRIKKEVRHAVQYFNENFPAQINIEDYAKSQNMSVCWFIRSFRQYTGMTPMQYITSVRISKAKDLLENTDYNIGEIASVVGYENPLYFSRIFTKTAGCSPSLYRKDITARP, from the coding sequence ATGTACGCAAATACAGGGTATTTAAATCAGGTGGATATAGACATGGAGGATTTGAACAAACCTTTGATTGTGGAAAGCTGCGGTGTATATCGGCTGATTCATATGCCCTCCATGGTCACCATCCGGCCTTGCGGAAGGCAAGACTATCAATTGCTTTATGTTGCTGCAGGACGGGCTTTTTTCACATTTAACGAAAAAGAACAGGAAGTCACAGCCGGAAATATGGTCTTATATCGTCCGGGAGTTCCGCAGCAATATAGTTATTACCTGAAAGATTCCCCGGAAATCTATTGGATTCACTTCACCGGTTCTGAAGCGGAAACGGTTTTGGCATCACATGGTTTTTCTGATGGTATCAGTTGTCTGCGCACAGGCACAGATGCAGAATACCAACAGCTTTTTTTAAAAATAATCTGGGAGCTGCAAATCCAACGTCCATGTTTTGAAGACCTGCTTCCCCTTCTTTTCAGGCACCTTCTTCTCATAGTCAAAAGACATCAGATAGAGGCCGTCTCGGGAACCTCCCGAATAAAAAAAGAAGTGAGGCATGCAGTCCAATACTTTAACGAGAATTTCCCGGCACAGATTAATATTGAAGATTACGCAAAATCCCAGAATATGAGTGTTTGCTGGTTTATCCGCAGTTTCAGACAATATACCGGTATGACACCCATGCAGTATATAACCTCCGTCCGTATCTCCAAAGCGAAAGACCTGCTGGAGAATACAGATTATAATATCGGTGAGATTGCCTCTGTTGTCGGATATGAAAATCCATTATATTTTAGCCGCATTTTCACAAAAACAGCAGGATGTTCCCCTTCGCTTTATCGGAAGGATATAACGGCACGGCCTTAG